In Chryseobacterium gleum, a single genomic region encodes these proteins:
- a CDS encoding GNAT family N-acetyltransferase, with the protein MNPEIKLRQAEIEDRNIIWEIIQQSIERRRQDGSTQWQNGYPNLGTVESDIAKGFGHVLTVDGEIAVYAALILNDEPAYSTIEGAWLSDGEFVVVHRVAVDEKFAGQGMVKKLFDHIEEFTKSHGIQSIKVDTNHDNIAMLKILEGRGYSYCGEVLLRDGMRKAFEKIII; encoded by the coding sequence ATGAATCCAGAAATTAAACTAAGACAAGCGGAAATTGAAGACAGGAACATTATTTGGGAAATCATCCAGCAATCTATTGAAAGAAGAAGACAGGACGGAAGCACCCAATGGCAGAACGGATACCCTAATCTTGGAACGGTAGAAAGTGATATTGCCAAAGGATTCGGACATGTTTTGACTGTAGATGGAGAGATTGCAGTGTATGCAGCCCTGATTCTGAATGATGAACCTGCCTATAGCACTATAGAAGGAGCCTGGCTGAGTGATGGTGAATTTGTAGTCGTTCACAGAGTGGCAGTTGATGAAAAATTTGCAGGACAGGGTATGGTGAAAAAACTTTTTGACCATATCGAAGAGTTTACAAAATCCCATGGCATTCAGAGTATTAAGGTTGATACGAACCATGACAATATCGCTATGCTGAAAATCCTTGAAGGGAGAGGATATTCTTATTGCGGAGAAGTTCTGTTACGAGATGGCATGAGAAAAGCTTTTGAGAAGATTATAATTTAG
- a CDS encoding efflux RND transporter periplasmic adaptor subunit → MNNKLVILSIAALSLTACKKEAPKQDGAKPYPVISVESKNIVGYQTFPATIQGRVNNDVRAKIQGYITQVLVDEGQYVTKGQPLFRLETNILNENAAASKAGIGAAASSVAAAQASVNAAQVEVNKLKPLVQKNIISNVQLQTAQAQLAQAQAQLQQANAAKRQAEANYKGVEANIEYSIIRAPISGVIGKLPLKVGSLVGPSDQTPLTTISDTSEIYAYFAMNEKEYFDFLEKSPGASMPEKIKNLPMVELQLANGSLYPEKGKIEAITGQIDPTTGTIQFRVAFSNAQKLLSNGNSGTIRFPQHYDNVLVVPESATYEQQGIVYVYKIDKGDTARNVVVNVIDRIDNLALIKSGVNKGEKVIAAGIGGLKPGTAVKPKPIKMDSLVQSIKPKF, encoded by the coding sequence ATGAATAATAAGCTAGTTATACTTTCCATTGCAGCGCTTTCACTGACAGCGTGCAAAAAAGAAGCTCCGAAACAGGATGGTGCCAAGCCGTATCCTGTTATCTCAGTGGAGTCAAAAAATATAGTGGGTTATCAGACGTTTCCGGCTACCATTCAGGGTAGGGTAAACAATGATGTACGTGCAAAAATACAGGGATATATCACCCAAGTATTGGTAGATGAAGGGCAATATGTTACGAAAGGACAGCCACTGTTCCGTCTGGAGACCAATATCCTGAACGAAAATGCAGCGGCTTCCAAGGCAGGAATCGGTGCAGCAGCATCCAGTGTTGCAGCGGCTCAGGCTTCTGTAAATGCGGCTCAGGTTGAAGTAAACAAACTAAAACCTCTGGTTCAGAAAAATATCATCAGCAACGTACAGTTACAGACTGCGCAGGCTCAGTTAGCTCAGGCTCAGGCCCAGCTGCAGCAGGCCAATGCAGCCAAAAGACAGGCTGAAGCCAACTATAAAGGAGTAGAAGCCAACATCGAATATTCTATCATCCGTGCACCTATTTCGGGGGTAATCGGAAAGCTTCCATTAAAAGTGGGAAGTTTGGTAGGCCCGTCTGATCAGACTCCTCTGACAACGATTTCTGATACATCTGAGATCTATGCTTACTTTGCCATGAATGAAAAAGAATATTTTGATTTCCTTGAAAAATCTCCGGGAGCCTCTATGCCTGAGAAAATCAAAAACTTACCAATGGTTGAACTTCAGTTGGCTAATGGAAGTCTTTATCCTGAAAAAGGAAAAATTGAAGCCATTACCGGTCAGATTGATCCTACAACCGGGACTATTCAGTTCAGAGTTGCGTTCTCCAATGCTCAGAAATTATTAAGTAATGGTAACAGCGGAACGATCAGATTCCCTCAGCATTATGATAATGTTCTTGTAGTTCCTGAAAGTGCTACTTACGAACAGCAGGGTATTGTCTACGTATACAAAATAGATAAAGGAGATACTGCCAGAAATGTTGTTGTGAATGTTATTGACAGAATCGACAACTTAGCGCTGATCAAATCAGGAGTTAATAAAGGCGAAAAAGTTATTGCAGCTGGTATCGGAGGTTTGAAACCGGGAACAGCAGTGAAGCCGAAGCCCATCAAAATGGATAGTCTTGTTCAATCAATAAAACCGAAATTCTAA
- a CDS encoding efflux RND transporter permease subunit: MIKNFINRPVLSTVISILIVILGVLGLISLPVTQYPDIAPPTVSVSTNYTGANAETVMKSVVVPLEEQINGVEGMDYITSTAGNDGSAQIQVFFKQGIDPDIAAVNVQNRVARATPLLPAEVTRSGVVTQKQQTSALMYMSFYSENKDLDDVYLQNFLNINIIPNLKRVNGVGDANVFGGKNYSMRIWLDPAKMAAYSVTPTDVTNAINEQSREAAAGSIGQNSGSSFEYIIKYVGKFNDKEQYDNIIIKSLANGQNLMLKDVAKVELAGQSYTGIGENGNNPSISMGIFQTPGSNAQEIIKNIKAYLKSAEGTFPQGIKYTFNFDTNEFLEASIDKVVHTLIEAFILVFIVVYIFLQDFRSTLIPAIAVPVSIVGAFFFLNLFGYSLNLLTLFALVLAIGIVVDDAIVVVEAVHAKMEHGISDAKKATVEAMDEITGAIISITLVMAAVFIPVTFITGPTGVFYQQFGITLIIAIIISAINALTLSPVLCSLFLKPHEAHHAEYKNLNLLQKFFYKFNIAFKTTTERYGRGFVFLLRHKWVTLIIFAVTGGILFWASSSMKKGFVPTEDRGIIFTDVQLPPGASMERTYNALKTLQAKALKVPGVQNVTISTGRGFLSGNGSNNGLAFVKLKPFEERKKDGQTSEDITKKLFGIVGSVPDAKVVFFQPPSVPGFGNSAGFEMVLLDKSGGEYADLDAKTNEFIGKLMQRPEIQFAQTSFNTKYPQYQMEINVPLAKQLGVSVNDILSTMQGYIGGIYTADFTKYGKQFRVMVQALPENRKNIENLNQLYVRTGSGIMSPISQFVTLTKAYGPQSVSRYNLFTSVKVTGANSDGYSSGDAIAAVQQVADETLNQNYAVEFTGLTREELNSGSQTLLIFGLSLIFVYFILSAQYESYILPLIVIISLPLGVMGAYFGQKIMGLENNIYFQIALIMLVGLLAKNAILIVEFAVQRRHHGETIVMSAINAAKARVRPILMTSFAFIFGLLPLVLASGIGAVGNRSIATGAAIGLLIGTVLGLFVIPVLYVIFETLQEKIKPIKKEDINLAE; the protein is encoded by the coding sequence ATGATAAAAAACTTTATTAACAGACCGGTTTTATCCACCGTAATCTCAATCCTGATTGTGATTCTCGGTGTGCTGGGGCTGATCTCGTTACCGGTTACACAGTATCCGGATATTGCACCGCCTACGGTAAGTGTCTCCACAAACTATACGGGAGCCAACGCTGAGACGGTAATGAAAAGTGTTGTAGTACCTTTGGAAGAACAGATCAACGGGGTGGAAGGAATGGATTATATTACTTCCACTGCAGGAAACGACGGTTCTGCGCAAATCCAGGTTTTCTTCAAACAGGGAATAGATCCGGATATTGCAGCGGTAAACGTACAGAACCGTGTAGCAAGAGCTACACCTTTACTTCCTGCTGAAGTAACGCGTTCAGGGGTGGTTACCCAGAAACAGCAGACCAGTGCCCTGATGTATATGTCCTTCTATTCTGAAAATAAGGACCTGGATGATGTATACCTTCAGAACTTTTTGAATATCAATATTATTCCGAACCTTAAAAGGGTAAATGGTGTTGGGGATGCGAACGTTTTCGGGGGTAAAAACTACTCAATGAGAATCTGGCTGGACCCTGCAAAAATGGCTGCTTATAGCGTAACACCTACTGATGTTACCAATGCCATCAATGAGCAGAGTAGAGAAGCCGCTGCAGGTTCTATCGGACAAAACAGCGGAAGCTCTTTTGAGTATATCATCAAATATGTAGGTAAATTCAACGATAAAGAGCAGTACGACAATATCATCATCAAATCTCTTGCAAACGGACAAAACCTGATGCTAAAAGACGTTGCTAAAGTAGAACTGGCAGGACAGTCTTATACAGGAATCGGGGAGAACGGAAACAACCCTTCCATCAGTATGGGGATCTTCCAGACTCCGGGATCCAATGCACAGGAGATTATTAAAAATATCAAAGCCTATCTGAAATCAGCTGAGGGAACTTTCCCGCAGGGAATCAAATATACTTTCAACTTTGATACCAATGAATTCCTGGAAGCTTCTATTGATAAGGTAGTTCATACTTTGATTGAGGCCTTCATTCTGGTATTTATCGTAGTATATATTTTCCTTCAGGACTTCAGATCCACACTGATCCCGGCTATTGCTGTTCCGGTATCTATTGTGGGAGCATTCTTCTTCCTGAACTTGTTTGGATATTCATTAAACCTCTTAACCTTATTTGCATTGGTACTGGCCATTGGTATTGTGGTGGATGATGCGATTGTCGTCGTCGAGGCGGTTCATGCTAAAATGGAGCACGGTATTTCTGATGCTAAGAAAGCTACGGTAGAAGCGATGGATGAAATTACAGGAGCTATTATTTCGATTACTTTGGTAATGGCAGCAGTATTTATCCCGGTAACGTTCATTACAGGACCTACAGGGGTATTCTACCAGCAGTTTGGTATTACGCTGATTATAGCCATCATCATTTCTGCGATTAATGCATTAACGCTGAGTCCGGTTTTATGTTCATTATTCCTTAAACCTCACGAAGCGCATCATGCAGAATATAAAAATCTAAACCTGTTACAGAAGTTTTTCTATAAGTTTAATATTGCTTTTAAAACAACTACTGAGCGTTACGGAAGAGGATTTGTATTCCTGTTAAGACATAAATGGGTTACCTTAATCATTTTTGCTGTTACCGGAGGTATCTTATTCTGGGCAAGCAGCAGTATGAAGAAAGGGTTTGTACCTACAGAAGACAGAGGGATTATCTTTACCGACGTACAGCTTCCTCCGGGAGCTTCCATGGAAAGAACTTATAATGCTTTAAAAACCCTTCAGGCGAAGGCATTGAAAGTTCCTGGCGTACAGAACGTAACGATTTCAACAGGTAGAGGATTCTTATCCGGAAACGGAAGTAACAACGGTCTTGCCTTTGTGAAACTGAAACCATTCGAAGAAAGAAAAAAAGATGGACAGACTTCTGAAGATATCACTAAAAAGTTATTCGGAATTGTAGGATCTGTTCCTGATGCCAAAGTAGTATTCTTCCAGCCGCCAAGTGTACCGGGATTTGGTAACAGTGCCGGTTTTGAAATGGTATTGCTTGATAAATCCGGAGGAGAATATGCTGACCTGGATGCGAAAACCAATGAATTCATCGGTAAGCTGATGCAGAGACCGGAAATTCAGTTTGCACAGACTTCATTCAATACAAAATATCCTCAGTATCAGATGGAAATTAATGTTCCATTAGCAAAACAATTAGGAGTTTCTGTGAATGATATTCTAAGCACTATGCAAGGATACATCGGAGGAATTTATACTGCTGACTTTACCAAGTATGGAAAACAGTTCAGAGTGATGGTTCAGGCTCTTCCTGAAAACAGAAAGAATATTGAAAATCTGAATCAGCTTTATGTAAGAACAGGATCTGGTATCATGTCTCCGATTTCACAATTTGTGACATTGACAAAAGCATACGGGCCGCAATCTGTAAGCCGTTATAACCTGTTTACTTCAGTAAAAGTAACAGGAGCCAACTCTGACGGATACAGCTCCGGGGATGCAATTGCCGCTGTACAGCAGGTAGCAGATGAAACCCTGAATCAAAACTATGCGGTAGAATTTACCGGGTTAACGAGAGAAGAATTAAATTCAGGATCTCAAACGCTTTTGATTTTCGGATTAAGCTTAATCTTCGTTTACTTTATCCTTTCTGCACAGTATGAAAGTTACATTCTTCCGCTGATCGTTATTATTTCCCTTCCTCTTGGGGTAATGGGAGCTTATTTCGGCCAGAAGATTATGGGACTGGAAAATAACATTTACTTCCAGATTGCCCTGATCATGCTTGTGGGACTACTGGCGAAGAATGCTATCCTTATTGTCGAGTTCGCTGTTCAGAGAAGGCATCACGGAGAAACGATTGTTATGTCAGCTATCAATGCGGCGAAAGCAAGGGTAAGACCTATTCTGATGACCTCATTTGCTTTTATTTTCGGTTTATTACCGTTGGTTCTGGCAAGTGGAATCGGAGCAGTAGGTAACAGATCTATCGCTACGGGTGCGGCAATCGGATTATTGATAGGAACTGTTTTGGGATTATTCGTAATTCCGGTTCTGTATGTGATTTTTGAAACACTGCAGGAAAAAATCAAACCTATCAAAAAAGAAGATATCAATTTAGCAGAATAA
- a CDS encoding efflux transporter outer membrane subunit yields the protein MKSLLNIIKGITFSVFILGAISSCMARKEYERPKNVVDEKLFRTDMLPSDSTNIADISWKEIFTDPILQGHISKALENNLDIRIALESINSAEAYLKQSKAAYQPTLSIGPNYTFQTQSINTQFGQIIGERRYVNQFDITASIGWEADIWGKLKAQEKAQLATYLGTVAAHKAVKSSLVSSIASAYYQLLTFDAQKRIITETIAVREKNLEATKALKASGTLTEVAVQQSEALVFNAKSLLIDIDTQIQLLENTMSLLMGEPSHSIERSTLEGQKLPIDLKLGYPTQLLANRPDVMRAEFNLMNAFQLTNAAKAQFYPTLKLTGSGGLQSVDIDHLFSVNSLFANVVAGLAQPILNKRQIQTNYDVSLANQETAYLNFRKTVLTAGKEVSDAIRVFSVQDSFIELKQKELDAYKKSVDYSQELVNYGMANYLEVLNASVNSLNAELNISNARYSKMKAAVELYQALGGGWK from the coding sequence ATGAAGAGTTTATTAAACATCATAAAAGGAATCACTTTTTCAGTTTTCATACTCGGAGCCATTTCATCCTGTATGGCGAGAAAAGAATATGAAAGACCGAAGAACGTTGTGGACGAAAAGCTTTTCCGTACAGATATGCTTCCTTCGGACAGTACGAATATTGCAGATATTTCCTGGAAAGAAATATTCACTGATCCGATATTGCAGGGGCATATTTCCAAGGCACTGGAGAACAACCTTGACATCAGGATTGCTTTGGAAAGTATTAATTCTGCGGAGGCCTATCTTAAACAGAGTAAAGCAGCCTATCAGCCGACACTTTCTATCGGGCCCAACTATACATTTCAGACGCAGTCTATCAACACCCAGTTTGGACAGATTATTGGAGAAAGGCGTTATGTAAACCAGTTTGACATTACGGCAAGTATCGGATGGGAAGCTGATATCTGGGGCAAATTAAAAGCACAGGAGAAAGCACAGCTTGCGACTTATTTAGGAACTGTTGCCGCTCATAAAGCAGTTAAAAGCAGCTTGGTGTCTTCCATTGCTTCTGCGTATTATCAGTTGCTGACTTTTGATGCTCAGAAAAGAATCATTACAGAAACAATTGCCGTAAGGGAGAAAAATCTTGAAGCAACAAAAGCTTTAAAAGCTTCCGGAACTCTTACTGAAGTAGCCGTACAGCAAAGCGAAGCGCTTGTTTTCAATGCCAAATCATTACTGATTGATATTGATACACAGATCCAGCTGCTGGAAAATACCATGAGTCTTTTGATGGGAGAGCCCTCTCACTCAATTGAAAGATCTACATTGGAAGGACAAAAACTTCCGATTGATCTGAAACTCGGATATCCGACTCAGCTTCTGGCCAACCGTCCGGATGTAATGAGAGCAGAATTTAATTTAATGAATGCTTTCCAACTGACGAATGCTGCCAAAGCTCAATTTTATCCTACTTTAAAACTGACAGGAAGCGGCGGATTGCAGTCTGTGGATATAGACCATTTATTCAGTGTAAATTCATTGTTTGCAAATGTAGTGGCAGGATTGGCACAGCCGATTTTAAATAAAAGACAGATCCAGACCAACTATGACGTAAGTCTTGCCAATCAGGAAACGGCTTATCTGAACTTCAGAAAAACAGTTTTAACTGCAGGAAAAGAAGTTTCTGATGCCATCAGAGTATTTTCTGTACAGGATTCATTTATTGAATTGAAGCAAAAAGAACTGGATGCCTATAAAAAATCTGTTGACTATTCCCAGGAATTGGTTAACTATGGTATGGCCAACTATCTTGAAGTGTTGAATGCAAGTGTGAATTCCTTGAATGCAGAGCTTAACATTTCCAATGCAAGATACAGTAAAATGAAAGCAGCCGTAGAGCTTTATCAGGCTTTAGGCGGAGGTTGGAAATAA
- a CDS encoding BtrH N-terminal domain-containing protein, translating to MKIENLKAFDGQHCETTATGTLLRQIGIELSEPMLFGLGEGLGFIYWNMKTMDFPFIGGRVKPDLLTQNLAKNLNLELTVKETSSQQKAWDQVKALLDSGQTVGLKMDCYHLEYFSNPFHFAGHYAAIYGYDHENAFLVDTRQQGGKVTTSLKSLAMARAEKGPMSSKNMYYTIRKTERKFDLNKAVITAIKNNAAEYLNPPITNISYKGILKTSTEIVKWFNTSKDIEGEFKQAALLMEKAGTGGALFRNLYRDFLKESYELLQLDPLKAGYEAFKEIAELWTKVSQLFEKVSQTKEMIYIHQASDILKTLSEKEKKAMETLAML from the coding sequence ATGAAAATAGAAAATCTAAAGGCCTTTGACGGACAGCACTGCGAAACTACTGCAACCGGTACTCTACTTCGGCAAATTGGAATTGAACTTTCTGAACCAATGCTTTTCGGGTTGGGTGAAGGTCTGGGTTTTATCTATTGGAATATGAAAACGATGGACTTCCCTTTCATCGGAGGACGAGTAAAACCTGATCTGCTCACACAAAATTTGGCCAAAAATCTTAACCTTGAACTAACGGTTAAAGAAACCTCTTCACAACAAAAAGCATGGGATCAGGTAAAAGCGCTTCTTGATAGCGGGCAGACAGTGGGATTAAAAATGGATTGTTACCATCTGGAGTATTTTTCAAATCCTTTCCATTTTGCCGGGCATTATGCTGCTATTTATGGTTATGATCACGAAAATGCATTCCTGGTTGATACCAGACAACAAGGCGGTAAAGTAACAACTTCATTAAAAAGTCTGGCAATGGCCCGCGCTGAAAAAGGCCCGATGTCTTCTAAAAATATGTATTATACTATCCGAAAAACAGAGCGAAAATTCGATCTGAATAAAGCGGTAATCACTGCAATCAAAAATAATGCTGCGGAGTATCTGAACCCGCCTATCACAAATATTTCTTATAAAGGAATCCTCAAAACAAGTACTGAAATTGTCAAATGGTTCAATACAAGTAAAGATATTGAAGGAGAATTTAAGCAAGCAGCCTTACTCATGGAAAAAGCAGGAACAGGCGGAGCTTTATTCAGGAATTTATACCGTGATTTTTTGAAAGAAAGTTATGAACTGCTTCAACTTGATCCGTTAAAAGCTGGTTATGAAGCCTTCAAAGAAATTGCTGAACTTTGGACAAAGGTATCTCAACTGTTTGAAAAAGTAAGCCAGACAAAAGAAATGATCTATATTCATCAGGCTTCGGATATTTTAAAAACACTTTCTGAAAAAGAGAAAAAGGCTATGGAAACATTGGCCATGTTGTAA
- a CDS encoding GNAT family N-acetyltransferase — protein sequence MKLEIQPIGNSYSEQAIDLILTIQQKEFNIPITIEDQPDLLQIESFYAEAGGNFWGAFVNGELVGSIALVKFDKRAGAIRKMFVKKEFRGKELNIAQELLEVLITFCRKNGIDDLYLGTITVLKAAQRFYERNHFVKIEKGNLPGKFPLMSADDIFYHLHID from the coding sequence ATGAAATTGGAAATACAGCCCATAGGAAATTCTTATTCGGAACAAGCTATTGACCTGATTTTAACGATTCAGCAGAAAGAGTTTAATATTCCGATTACTATAGAAGATCAGCCTGATCTTTTGCAGATAGAAAGTTTTTATGCGGAAGCCGGAGGTAACTTCTGGGGAGCTTTTGTAAACGGAGAACTGGTAGGTTCCATTGCCTTGGTTAAGTTTGACAAAAGGGCAGGAGCAATCAGGAAAATGTTTGTGAAAAAAGAATTCAGGGGAAAAGAACTCAATATTGCACAGGAATTACTGGAAGTTTTAATTACTTTCTGCCGTAAAAACGGAATTGATGATCTATATTTGGGAACCATAACGGTACTGAAAGCAGCCCAGCGTTTCTATGAAAGGAATCATTTTGTGAAGATTGAAAAAGGAAATCTACCAGGTAAATTTCCTCTGATGAGTGCTGATGATATTTTTTACCATTTACATATTGACTGA
- a CDS encoding MarR family winged helix-turn-helix transcriptional regulator gives MNVINEAGILAISTRLHRLSEQLRKDGALIYKAFGIDFELKWFPVIFTIYKKEIASVVEIANEIGYTHPSTITLLKELEKLELIQWEKDKQDERKRLFKLTSKGNELIEKMKPVWELLSRVLGDIADNKNNLLTAIDEAEEKIASQSFYQRAMQVKNEK, from the coding sequence ATGAATGTAATCAACGAAGCAGGAATTCTTGCCATATCCACAAGGCTACACCGCCTCAGTGAACAATTGAGAAAGGATGGCGCATTGATCTATAAAGCATTCGGAATCGATTTTGAATTGAAGTGGTTTCCGGTCATTTTTACCATTTACAAAAAAGAAATAGCAAGTGTGGTAGAGATAGCTAATGAAATCGGATATACACATCCATCAACCATAACCCTCCTCAAAGAACTTGAAAAGCTGGAACTGATACAGTGGGAAAAAGATAAGCAGGACGAAAGAAAAAGACTGTTTAAGCTCACTTCAAAAGGGAATGAGCTTATTGAAAAAATGAAACCCGTTTGGGAACTGTTGTCCCGGGTTTTGGGAGATATCGCAGACAATAAAAATAATCTGCTGACTGCCATTGATGAAGCAGAAGAGAAAATTGCCAGTCAGTCTTTTTATCAAAGAGCGATGCAGGTGAAGAATGAGAAGTAA
- a CDS encoding YdeI/OmpD-associated family protein: MDEKKTFHVKTRKDWRQWLEENHHIEQSVWLICNTKKSNLPSVSWSELVDEALCFGWIDSTRKTLDEGSFIQLFSRRKPGSTWSKINKEKVQKLIENNLMMKAGFETIRMAKENGSWNILDSVEDLVIPEDLNEAFKIHEGSEAYFQSLSKSIKKMMLQWIVLAKRPETRKNRIDEIARQAAQNRKPKNF, from the coding sequence ATGGATGAGAAAAAAACTTTTCATGTCAAAACAAGGAAGGACTGGCGGCAATGGCTGGAAGAGAATCATCATATAGAACAGTCTGTCTGGCTTATTTGCAATACCAAAAAATCCAATTTACCCTCTGTTTCCTGGAGTGAACTGGTAGATGAAGCTCTTTGTTTTGGCTGGATTGACAGTACAAGAAAGACCCTTGATGAAGGATCCTTTATACAGTTATTCAGCAGACGTAAGCCCGGCAGTACTTGGTCTAAAATCAATAAGGAGAAGGTTCAGAAGCTGATAGAAAATAATCTGATGATGAAAGCTGGATTTGAAACCATCAGAATGGCAAAAGAAAATGGCTCCTGGAATATTTTAGACAGTGTGGAAGACCTTGTAATCCCGGAAGATCTGAATGAAGCTTTTAAAATTCATGAAGGCTCTGAAGCCTATTTTCAAAGTTTGAGCAAGTCCATAAAAAAAATGATGCTGCAATGGATTGTGCTTGCCAAAAGACCTGAAACCCGGAAAAATCGTATTGATGAAATTGCAAGACAGGCTGCTCAGAACAGAAAACCTAAAAACTTTTAA